A single region of the Cinclus cinclus chromosome 10, bCinCin1.1, whole genome shotgun sequence genome encodes:
- the NCBP2AS2 gene encoding protein NCBP2AS2, producing MALLRALLLLLSSPRLVERLSESRPIRAAARVTATALTRGQRDLAPRLLRLRDAFFAELKDGARARGWPWPRGPGRGGRPGSAP from the coding sequence ATGGCGCTGCTGcgggcgctgctgctgctgctctccagcccgcGGCTCGTGGAGCGGCTCTCGGAGTCGAGGCCCATCCGCGCCGCCGCCCGGGTCACCGCCACCGCCCTCACCCGCGGCCAGCGCGACCTGGCCCCGCGATTGCTTCGCCTGCGGGACGCTTTCTTCGCCGAGCTCAAGGACGGCGCCCGCGCGCGGGGGTGGCCGTGGCCGCGcgggccggggcgcggcggccGCCCAGGATCGGCGCCGTGA
- the NCBP2 gene encoding nuclear cap-binding protein subunit 2 isoform X1 gives MSSGGTLSILRSDSYAELSQYRDQHFRGTRYDQERLLRKSCTLYVGNLSFYTTEEQIHELFGKSGDIKKVIMGLDKVKKTACGFCFVEYYARGDAENAMRYINGTRLDDRIIRTDWDAGFKEGRQYGRGRSGGQVSCCTAWGFKGMVNLPNFLVLNEHRTISEIAA, from the exons ATGAGCTCCGGCGGGACGCTGAGCATCCTGCGCAGCGACTCCTACGCCGAACTCAGCCAGTACCGGGACCAGCATTTCCGG GGGACGCGGTACGACCAGGAGCGGCTGCTGAGGAAGAGCTGCACACTGTACGTGGGGAATCTCTCCTTCTACACCACGGAAGAACAGATCCACGAGCTCTTCGGCAAAAGCGGCGACATCAAGAAGGTCATCATGGGGCTGGACAAAGTGAAGAAAACCGCCTGCGGCTTCTGCTTCGTGGA GTATTATGCCAGAGGAGATGCTGAAAATGCAATGCGATACATCAACGGGACCAGACTAGATGACAGGATCATAAGGACAGACTGGGATGCAGGATTTAAGGAGGGTAGGCAGTATGGCCGTGGAAGATCAGGGGGGCAGGTAAGTTGTTGTACAGCCTGGGGTTTTAAGGGAATGGTGAATTTGCCAAACTTCTTGGTTTTGAATGAACACAGAACAATTTCAGAAATAGCAGCTTAG
- the NCBP2 gene encoding nuclear cap-binding protein subunit 2 isoform X2, with protein MSSGGTLSILRSDSYAELSQYRDQHFRGTRYDQERLLRKSCTLYVGNLSFYTTEEQIHELFGKSGDIKKVIMGLDKVKKTACGFCFVEYYARGDAENAMRYINGTRLDDRIIRTDWDAGFKEGRQYGRGRSGGQVRDEYRQDYDAGRGGYGKTVQCQ; from the exons ATGAGCTCCGGCGGGACGCTGAGCATCCTGCGCAGCGACTCCTACGCCGAACTCAGCCAGTACCGGGACCAGCATTTCCGG GGGACGCGGTACGACCAGGAGCGGCTGCTGAGGAAGAGCTGCACACTGTACGTGGGGAATCTCTCCTTCTACACCACGGAAGAACAGATCCACGAGCTCTTCGGCAAAAGCGGCGACATCAAGAAGGTCATCATGGGGCTGGACAAAGTGAAGAAAACCGCCTGCGGCTTCTGCTTCGTGGA GTATTATGCCAGAGGAGATGCTGAAAATGCAATGCGATACATCAACGGGACCAGACTAGATGACAGGATCATAAGGACAGACTGGGATGCAGGATTTAAGGAGGGTAGGCAGTATGGCCGTGGAAGATCAGGGGGGCAG GTCCGAGATGAGTATCGGCAAGACTATGATGCTGGAAGAGGTGGCTATGGCAAAACTGTTCAGTGCCAGTGA
- the NCBP2 gene encoding nuclear cap-binding protein subunit 2 isoform X3, whose translation MSSGGTLSILRSDSYAELSQYRDQHFRGTRYDQERLLRKSYAENAMRYINGTRLDDRIIRTDWDAGFKEGRQYGRGRSGGQVRDEYRQDYDAGRGGYGKTVQCQ comes from the exons ATGAGCTCCGGCGGGACGCTGAGCATCCTGCGCAGCGACTCCTACGCCGAACTCAGCCAGTACCGGGACCAGCATTTCCGG GGGACGCGGTACGACCAGGAGCGGCTGCTGAGGAAGAGCT ATGCTGAAAATGCAATGCGATACATCAACGGGACCAGACTAGATGACAGGATCATAAGGACAGACTGGGATGCAGGATTTAAGGAGGGTAGGCAGTATGGCCGTGGAAGATCAGGGGGGCAG GTCCGAGATGAGTATCGGCAAGACTATGATGCTGGAAGAGGTGGCTATGGCAAAACTGTTCAGTGCCAGTGA